A window of the Streptomyces formicae genome harbors these coding sequences:
- a CDS encoding sulfatase family protein — protein sequence MSHHDRPQVSRRGFLAGTAAAAAAAVPAIAQVTAAAGPASAATRPNILLIVTDDQPKHTEWALPKTVDWLAGRGVKFTDGHVTTPLCSPSRSSVLTGQYAHNHGVRNNGSSYQLDQGTTLQRYLTQAGYRTGLFGKFLNSWTLADNPPHFEEWALLQPGYVDARWNVNGTVQTINGYTTTVIKNRTLNFLDKAATDGRPWFAYVTPYASHGPRTPEAKYADTAVPEWNGRPSVPEADRSDKPAYIKNATGTLADGRTVRAEQLRTLLSVDDAVQAFKDKLAALGQLENTLVIYIADNGFGWADHGWTKKSVPYRPAHEVPFYLSWPAGGLGSGTTDNRIVANIDIAPTVLDAAGITPSHAQDGKSLLSSYSRDHLLVEWWKQGTAAGGPPTWASYVAKDKQYTEYYDLTTDANGTVSGTGQRKFREYYDLADDPYQLRNSLYQATQQDEQNLGIPALAAQLATDRAG from the coding sequence ATGAGTCACCACGACAGACCGCAGGTGAGCCGTCGGGGCTTTCTCGCCGGCACGGCGGCGGCAGCCGCGGCGGCCGTTCCCGCGATAGCCCAGGTGACGGCGGCCGCAGGCCCGGCATCCGCCGCCACCCGCCCCAACATCCTGCTGATCGTCACCGACGACCAGCCCAAGCACACCGAGTGGGCCCTCCCCAAGACCGTGGACTGGCTCGCGGGGCGCGGCGTGAAGTTCACCGACGGCCATGTCACCACGCCGCTGTGCTCGCCCTCGCGCTCCTCGGTCCTCACCGGCCAGTACGCCCACAACCACGGTGTCCGGAACAACGGATCCTCGTACCAGCTGGACCAGGGCACCACCCTGCAGCGCTACCTCACGCAGGCGGGCTACCGCACCGGTCTGTTCGGCAAGTTCCTCAACTCGTGGACTCTCGCGGACAATCCGCCGCACTTCGAGGAGTGGGCGCTGCTCCAGCCCGGCTACGTCGACGCCCGGTGGAACGTCAACGGCACGGTCCAGACGATCAACGGCTACACCACCACCGTCATCAAGAACCGCACACTGAACTTCCTGGACAAGGCCGCGACCGACGGCCGCCCCTGGTTCGCGTACGTCACTCCGTACGCCTCGCACGGCCCGCGTACGCCCGAGGCGAAGTACGCGGATACGGCCGTGCCCGAGTGGAACGGACGCCCGTCCGTCCCCGAGGCCGACCGGAGCGACAAGCCGGCCTACATCAAGAACGCCACCGGAACCCTGGCCGACGGCCGGACCGTCCGCGCCGAGCAATTGCGCACTCTGCTGTCCGTCGACGACGCGGTGCAGGCGTTCAAGGACAAGCTCGCGGCCCTCGGGCAGCTGGAGAACACCCTGGTCATCTACATCGCCGACAACGGCTTCGGCTGGGCGGACCACGGCTGGACCAAGAAGTCGGTGCCCTACCGGCCGGCCCACGAGGTGCCGTTCTACCTCTCCTGGCCGGCCGGCGGCCTCGGATCCGGAACCACCGACAACCGGATCGTCGCCAACATCGACATCGCGCCCACCGTCCTCGACGCGGCCGGGATCACCCCGTCCCATGCGCAGGACGGAAAGTCGCTGCTGTCCTCGTACAGCCGCGACCATCTGCTCGTCGAGTGGTGGAAGCAGGGCACGGCCGCGGGCGGTCCGCCGACCTGGGCGTCCTACGTCGCCAAGGACAAGCAGTACACCGAGTACTACGACCTGACGACCGACGCCAACGGCACGGTGTCCGGCACGGGGCAGCGGAAGTTCCGGGAGTACTACGACCTCGCGGACGACCCGTACCAGCTGAGGAACAGCCTCTACCAGGCGACCCAGCAGGACGAGCAGAACCTCGGCATCCCCGCACTGGCAGCGCAGCTCGCCACCGACCGCGCCGGCTAG
- a CDS encoding DUF4097 family beta strand repeat-containing protein — MPSFDTPEPIAATAHVDAGSIQFTAGDRSDTVVEVRPRDPKKDQDVRSAEQTEVTYANGVLTVRTPKQRYLFGRTGTVDVTVELPTGSRIDMTGAWAQVLGEGRLGEVRVKTSSGDVRLDATGPLKLTASHGSITVDRIEGMAEITTSSGSLRVGRVDGPAVLKNSHGTTTVGAATGDLRVSGANGDIDIARAEGSVAATTAHGTLRVGEVASGTVHLETSFGAIEVGIREGTAAWLDVNSDHGQVRNTLTASETPDKTEDTVKVRARTRHGNIDIRRA; from the coding sequence ATGCCTTCTTTCGACACTCCCGAACCGATCGCGGCCACGGCGCACGTGGACGCCGGCTCCATCCAGTTCACGGCGGGCGACCGCTCCGACACCGTCGTCGAGGTGCGGCCCCGCGACCCGAAGAAGGACCAGGACGTGCGGTCGGCCGAGCAGACCGAGGTCACGTACGCGAACGGCGTGCTGACCGTCAGGACGCCCAAGCAGCGGTATCTGTTCGGCCGTACCGGCACCGTCGATGTGACGGTCGAACTGCCCACGGGCTCGCGCATCGACATGACCGGCGCCTGGGCCCAGGTGCTCGGCGAGGGCCGGCTCGGCGAGGTCCGCGTGAAGACCTCGTCCGGCGACGTCCGCCTCGATGCGACCGGCCCGCTGAAGCTGACCGCGTCGCACGGCTCGATCACCGTCGACCGCATCGAGGGCATGGCCGAGATCACCACCAGCTCCGGCAGCCTGCGTGTCGGCCGCGTCGACGGCCCCGCCGTCCTGAAGAACTCGCACGGCACCACGACCGTCGGCGCCGCGACCGGCGACCTGCGGGTGAGCGGCGCCAACGGCGACATCGACATCGCGCGTGCCGAGGGCTCGGTCGCCGCCACCACCGCCCACGGCACCCTGCGCGTGGGTGAAGTCGCCAGCGGCACCGTCCACTTGGAAACCTCCTTCGGCGCCATCGAGGTCGGCATCCGCGAGGGCACCGCCGCCTGGCTCGACGTCAACTCCGACCACGGGCAGGTACGCAACACGCTCACCGCGTCCGAGACCCCGGACAAGACCGAGGACACCGTCAAGGTCCGCGCCCGCACCCGCCACGGCAACATCGACATCCGCCGAGCCTGA
- a CDS encoding formylglycine-generating enzyme family protein yields the protein MSATSAASSSPASCCTPGPGPGRGDATTVTVDLAPPSPRPSPALRVARQLIDLPGGRFLMGTDDPDGFPADGEGPVREVEVAPFRIAPTAVTNAQFATFVKATGHVTEAERFGFSFVFAGLLSDELAAASRPVAAVPWWRAVPGATWRHPEGPGSSFADRQNHPVVHVSWNDAQAYCAWSGTRLPTEAEWEYAARGGLEQRRYPWGDELTPGGRHMCNIWQGEFPSHNTRDDGHLGTAPVKSYRPNGYALYNVVGNVWEWCADWFTPDEARVMRGGSYLCHDSYCNRYRVAARSSNTPDSSTGNIGFRVAA from the coding sequence GTGTCCGCCACATCCGCCGCGTCTTCCTCTCCTGCCTCTTGCTGCACGCCGGGACCGGGACCGGGCCGCGGGGACGCCACGACCGTCACGGTCGACCTCGCGCCGCCCTCGCCCAGGCCCTCGCCCGCCCTTCGTGTCGCCAGGCAGCTGATCGACCTCCCGGGCGGGCGCTTCCTCATGGGCACCGACGACCCGGACGGCTTCCCGGCCGATGGCGAAGGCCCGGTCCGCGAGGTCGAGGTCGCCCCCTTCCGTATCGCGCCCACGGCTGTGACCAACGCCCAGTTCGCCACCTTCGTCAAGGCCACCGGCCATGTGACCGAGGCCGAGCGCTTCGGCTTCTCGTTCGTCTTCGCAGGGCTGCTCTCCGACGAACTCGCCGCAGCGTCACGGCCGGTCGCAGCCGTTCCGTGGTGGCGGGCGGTGCCGGGCGCCACCTGGAGACACCCCGAGGGCCCCGGCTCGTCCTTCGCCGACCGGCAGAACCACCCCGTCGTGCACGTCTCGTGGAACGACGCGCAGGCGTACTGCGCCTGGTCCGGTACGCGGCTGCCGACGGAGGCGGAGTGGGAGTACGCCGCCCGCGGCGGCCTCGAGCAGCGGCGCTACCCGTGGGGCGACGAACTGACGCCCGGCGGACGCCATATGTGCAACATCTGGCAGGGCGAGTTCCCCAGCCACAACACGCGTGACGACGGCCACCTCGGCACCGCCCCGGTGAAGTCCTACCGTCCCAACGGCTACGCCCTCTACAACGTGGTGGGCAACGTCTGGGAGTGGTGCGCCGACTGGTTCACACCGGACGAGGCGCGGGTGATGCGGGGCGGCTCGTACCTGTGCCACGACTCGTACTGCAACCGCTACCGCGTCGCGGCCCGCAGTTCCAACACGCCGGACAGTTCGACGGGGAACATCGGCTTTCGCGTCGCGGCCTGA
- a CDS encoding ABC transporter permease produces the protein MSALTYAARDSVTMFRRNMKRAVRYPSVAVVIVMMPVIFLLLFNYAFGGALGAGIQGPQLKGDYIDYIAPGIILMTVATGSIGAALGICMDKTEGIVNRFRTMAISRASFLTGHVLSNLVLTAFGTAVVTAVALAIGFRPEATALEWLAAAGLMAFLALALTWLSAGMGLVAKTVESASNMPMPITFLPFLGSAIVPTDTMPSWMRWFADHQPFTPINETLRGLLMGTEIGNSGLISLAWCAGLALLGYVWAKAAFKRGVRN, from the coding sequence ATGAGCGCCCTCACCTACGCCGCCCGCGACTCCGTCACCATGTTCCGCCGGAACATGAAGCGTGCTGTGCGCTACCCGTCGGTGGCCGTGGTCATCGTCATGATGCCGGTCATCTTCCTCCTCCTCTTCAACTACGCCTTCGGAGGAGCACTCGGGGCAGGAATCCAGGGCCCCCAGCTCAAGGGCGACTACATCGACTACATCGCCCCGGGGATCATCCTGATGACCGTCGCCACCGGCTCCATCGGCGCCGCGCTCGGCATCTGCATGGACAAGACGGAAGGCATCGTCAACCGTTTCCGCACCATGGCCATCTCCCGGGCCTCCTTCCTCACCGGCCATGTCCTCAGCAACCTCGTCCTGACCGCCTTCGGCACGGCCGTGGTCACCGCCGTCGCCCTCGCCATCGGCTTCCGCCCCGAGGCCACCGCCCTGGAGTGGCTGGCCGCCGCCGGCCTGATGGCCTTCCTCGCCCTCGCCCTGACCTGGCTCTCGGCCGGCATGGGCCTGGTCGCCAAGACCGTCGAGTCCGCCTCCAACATGCCCATGCCGATCACCTTCCTCCCCTTCCTGGGCAGCGCCATCGTCCCCACCGACACCATGCCGTCCTGGATGCGCTGGTTCGCCGACCACCAGCCCTTCACGCCGATCAACGAGACCCTCCGCGGCCTCCTGATGGGCACCGAGATCGGCAACAGCGGCTTGATCTCGCTGGCCTGGTGCGCGGGGCTTGCCCTGCTGGGCTACGTCTGGGCGAAGGCCGCCTTCAAGCGGGGTGTCCGTAACTGA
- a CDS encoding ATP-binding cassette domain-containing protein gives MPTTQLKRNATAALAPASIHATNLTKSYGDKQVLRGIDLAIPAGSVFALLGPNGAGKTTTVEILSTLIAADAGTAQLAGCDLDREADAVRKIIGVTGQFAAVDNLLNAEENLMLMADLHHLSRREGRRRAAELLARFDLTEAARKPVTTYSGGMRRKLDLAMTLVGDPRIIFLDEPTTGLDPRSRRTMWEIIRSLVADDGVTIFLTTQYLEEADRLADRIAVLDGGRLIAEGTAEELKRLIPGGHISLKFADAAALELAAAHFAATSRNDEELTLQIPSDGTVPTLRAVLDILDSAGITPEALSQHTPDLDDVFLTLTGTDKQQEISR, from the coding sequence ATGCCCACAACACAACTCAAGCGCAACGCGACCGCCGCCCTGGCCCCCGCCTCCATCCACGCCACCAACCTCACAAAGTCCTACGGCGACAAGCAGGTCCTGCGCGGCATCGACCTGGCCATCCCGGCCGGCAGCGTCTTCGCCCTGCTCGGTCCCAACGGCGCCGGCAAGACCACCACCGTCGAGATTCTCTCGACGCTGATCGCCGCCGATGCCGGGACCGCCCAGCTGGCCGGATGCGACCTGGACCGCGAGGCCGACGCCGTACGGAAGATCATCGGTGTCACCGGCCAGTTCGCCGCCGTCGACAACCTCCTCAACGCCGAGGAGAACCTGATGCTCATGGCGGACCTGCACCATCTGTCCCGCCGCGAGGGCCGGCGCCGGGCCGCCGAACTCCTCGCCCGCTTCGACCTCACCGAGGCCGCGAGGAAGCCGGTCACCACCTACTCCGGCGGTATGCGCCGCAAGCTCGACCTCGCCATGACCCTGGTCGGCGACCCACGCATCATCTTCCTCGACGAGCCCACCACCGGCCTGGACCCGCGCTCCCGCCGCACCATGTGGGAGATCATCCGCTCCCTCGTCGCCGACGACGGCGTGACGATCTTCCTCACCACCCAGTACCTGGAGGAGGCCGACCGGCTGGCCGACCGTATCGCCGTACTGGACGGCGGAAGGCTGATCGCCGAAGGCACCGCGGAGGAGCTCAAGCGCCTGATCCCCGGCGGGCACATCTCCCTGAAGTTCGCCGACGCGGCCGCCCTGGAGCTGGCCGCCGCACACTTCGCCGCCACCAGTCGTAACGACGAGGAACTCACCCTCCAGATCCCCTCCGACGGCACCGTCCCCACCCTCCGCGCCGTCCTGGACATCCTCGACAGCGCCGGCATCACCCCCGAGGCCCTCTCCCAGCACACCCCGGACCTCGACGACGTCTTCCTGACCCTGACCGGCACCGACAAGCAGCAGGAGATCTCCCGATGA
- a CDS encoding SpoIIE family protein phosphatase, giving the protein MTTTSTDQVTLGKQMGTYEVSESAIALFDEQGTVVAWTQAAERLVAYSAQDIVGRSAALVLPSFGEAPTMSVFVEQCRARNGWSGASAARHRDGHLLDVSLRISMLRGQDGTARWLVSMSDADALSGEAVNGSVRGSLLTRSPIGISVRDPQLRGVWANDAMESHDGIPRDRRLGHRLTDALPGVKAEALEAVMQQVLASGTTKVHEYRTWLPTSLGPERPFAVSFSRLQGADGQALGVCVISVDVIESRLARERLATLSQAGTRLGRTLDVMQISQELADLAVPLFADFVTVDLEQSVPFGEGAPVRIGSSGERLPVFRRAGRASIREGVPESAWVRGEPVPVPPDSPFTDVLRTGRPHLEPILDTAPGTWIDRSPVRARKIHENGMHSLMVVPIRARRALLGIVLFIRTKDPVPFQEVDLLLAEELVSRAAVSLDNARQFAREQAVALALQRNLLPPRLRGGTAVEAASRYLPADLDHGVGGDWFDVIPLSGARVALVVGDVVGHGINAAATMGRLRTAVHTLAAMEVPPDELLARLDDAVQRLAEEDAVGPDHAATVVGATCVYAVYDPVTRRCTMAGAGHPPPAIIDPQGQVTFPDLPTGAPLGIGLGVPFEAIELELPEGTLLALYTDGLVETRDHDIEKGMHRLGTALAQPGRSLEDLCTRATEPFQDQTACDDVTLLLVRTRSLDPAQVATWTLPSDRTAVRRARKLAASQLARWGLEGLEDATQLIVSELVTNAVRHSSGPIGLRLIQHQALTCEVSDTDAGSPRPRHAHSIDENGRGLSLVAQLSRRWGSRPTAGGKVVWAEEELATPALHEQPDHASPSRASGMRVDRRE; this is encoded by the coding sequence ATGACCACCACCAGCACCGACCAGGTCACACTCGGTAAGCAGATGGGTACTTACGAGGTATCCGAATCGGCGATCGCGCTGTTCGACGAGCAAGGAACCGTGGTCGCATGGACACAGGCCGCTGAGCGGCTTGTCGCGTACTCCGCGCAGGACATAGTGGGCCGTTCCGCCGCACTCGTACTGCCGTCCTTCGGCGAAGCGCCGACGATGTCGGTGTTCGTCGAGCAGTGCCGTGCCCGGAACGGCTGGTCGGGCGCATCGGCGGCGCGCCACCGAGACGGCCACCTGCTCGACGTCAGTCTGCGGATCTCGATGTTGCGGGGGCAGGACGGAACAGCGCGGTGGCTCGTGTCCATGAGCGACGCCGACGCACTGTCCGGAGAAGCGGTGAACGGATCGGTGAGGGGATCGCTCCTGACCCGTTCGCCGATCGGAATCTCCGTTCGTGACCCGCAGCTGCGGGGCGTCTGGGCGAACGACGCGATGGAGAGCCACGACGGCATTCCCCGTGACCGGAGGCTCGGACATCGACTCACCGACGCGCTGCCCGGTGTCAAGGCCGAAGCGCTGGAGGCGGTGATGCAGCAGGTGCTGGCGAGCGGCACCACCAAGGTCCACGAGTACCGGACGTGGCTGCCGACGAGTCTGGGGCCGGAACGCCCGTTCGCGGTGTCGTTCTCCCGTCTCCAAGGCGCTGACGGCCAAGCGCTGGGGGTATGCGTCATCAGCGTCGACGTGATCGAGAGCCGGTTGGCGCGCGAGCGCCTCGCCACCCTCAGCCAGGCCGGCACGCGCCTCGGCAGGACTCTGGACGTGATGCAGATCAGTCAGGAGCTGGCCGACCTTGCCGTGCCCCTGTTCGCCGACTTCGTCACCGTGGACCTGGAGCAGTCGGTCCCGTTCGGCGAGGGAGCCCCGGTCCGCATCGGCTCGTCGGGCGAGCGTCTCCCCGTGTTCCGACGTGCCGGTCGGGCCTCGATCCGCGAAGGCGTCCCGGAGTCGGCTTGGGTGCGCGGTGAGCCGGTCCCCGTGCCGCCCGACTCCCCCTTCACCGATGTCCTGCGCACCGGGAGGCCCCATCTGGAGCCGATCCTGGACACCGCGCCAGGCACCTGGATCGACCGGTCCCCGGTACGGGCACGGAAGATCCATGAGAACGGCATGCACTCCCTGATGGTCGTCCCCATCCGCGCGCGACGCGCCCTGCTGGGCATCGTGTTGTTCATCCGTACCAAGGACCCGGTCCCGTTCCAGGAGGTCGATCTGCTCCTGGCGGAAGAACTCGTCAGTCGCGCCGCGGTGTCGTTGGACAACGCGCGCCAGTTCGCGCGCGAGCAGGCCGTAGCCCTTGCGCTGCAACGCAATCTGCTCCCGCCCCGGTTGAGGGGTGGTACGGCGGTCGAGGCTGCCTCGCGCTATCTGCCCGCCGACTTGGACCACGGCGTCGGGGGCGACTGGTTCGATGTGATCCCGCTGTCCGGTGCCCGGGTGGCCCTCGTCGTCGGCGATGTGGTCGGGCACGGCATCAACGCCGCCGCGACCATGGGCAGGCTCCGCACCGCCGTCCACACACTCGCCGCCATGGAAGTGCCCCCCGACGAGCTGCTGGCCCGCCTCGATGACGCGGTCCAGCGGCTGGCGGAAGAAGACGCCGTCGGCCCGGACCATGCCGCCACGGTGGTGGGTGCCACGTGTGTCTACGCCGTCTACGACCCGGTCACCCGCCGATGCACCATGGCAGGGGCCGGGCACCCCCCGCCCGCGATCATCGACCCGCAGGGCCAGGTCACCTTCCCCGACCTTCCGACCGGTGCCCCACTCGGCATCGGGCTGGGCGTCCCCTTCGAGGCCATCGAGCTGGAACTGCCCGAGGGAACTCTCCTCGCCCTCTACACCGACGGCCTGGTCGAGACCCGCGACCACGACATCGAGAAGGGAATGCACCGCCTGGGCACCGCCCTCGCGCAACCGGGTCGCTCCCTGGAAGACCTCTGCACCCGTGCCACGGAGCCCTTCCAGGATCAGACGGCGTGCGACGACGTCACCCTGCTCCTCGTCCGCACTCGTTCGCTCGACCCGGCCCAGGTCGCTACCTGGACGCTGCCCAGCGACCGGACCGCTGTCCGTCGCGCCCGGAAACTGGCAGCCAGTCAGTTGGCCCGATGGGGCCTGGAGGGTCTCGAGGACGCCACGCAGCTGATCGTCAGCGAACTGGTCACCAACGCCGTCCGCCACAGCTCCGGCCCGATCGGTCTGCGCCTGATCCAGCACCAGGCACTGACCTGCGAAGTGTCCGATACCGACGCCGGCTCCCCGCGTCCGCGTCACGCACACAGCATCGACGAGAACGGCCGCGGCCTCTCCCTGGTCGCCCAGCTGTCCCGCAGATGGGGCTCCCGCCCGACAGCGGGCGGCAAGGTCGTCTGGGCTGAGGAAGAGCTGGCGACGCCCGCTCTTCACGAACAACCGGACCACGCCTCCCCGTCGCGGGCGTCCGGCATGCGCGTCGACCGACGAGAATGA
- a CDS encoding RICIN domain-containing protein yields the protein MSALHRSPARHKKATIAAAAALLLGGGALTALPGTAQAAATTVQVTVSTADGTKRLSQEAPLSFGTPQQATNIAINANERHQPMTGVGASITEASASLIAGLPATTRTQLMSELFGGSGIGLNYLRQPFGGTDFVAALPYYSYDDNGTTPDPTLSKFSIARDKEKIIPLLNQAKGINPGIRFMATPWSAPAWMKDNGSLNGGKLKTEYYDEYANYLVKAIQAYAAEGVPIEDLTVQNEAELGTSYPSMIMTSAEQAEFLKVLDPKLAAAGLGTNLFAFDHNWDHPSYPLDVFSRTSGLWRLAGAAFHCYAGSPEAQQQVINAGKRVFMTECSGSDTTNTYADTLEWHAENLVVRSLRSGSETVIDWNLALNSSGGPHFGNCQNRCNGVVEVNGSSYTKNAEYYVLGHLGKYVKRGAVRIGSNSGASGGLQNVAFENPDGSRAVYVVNAGSSTSTFSVTESGTSFGYSLPAGAIATFTWPGSPTGGTGTIDPSAWYELVNVNSGMCVDQRDGATADGTAVQQWECGTGAENVQWQLTPTDGGYSRITSRKAAATNQVIDVTDRSTVDGAKIQTWAWTGTGGPNQQWRPEAVSGGYRFVNRNSGKCLDVTGHSTVNGTQLQQWTCAAGSTAQTFRLVKK from the coding sequence CACTGACGGCCCTCCCCGGCACGGCGCAAGCAGCGGCGACCACCGTCCAGGTCACGGTCAGCACGGCCGACGGCACCAAGAGACTCAGCCAGGAGGCGCCGCTCTCCTTCGGTACGCCCCAGCAGGCCACCAACATCGCGATCAACGCGAACGAGCGGCACCAGCCCATGACCGGCGTCGGCGCCTCGATCACCGAGGCGTCGGCGAGCCTGATCGCGGGCCTGCCCGCCACGACCCGCACCCAGTTGATGAGCGAGCTCTTCGGGGGCTCGGGCATCGGTCTCAACTACCTGCGCCAGCCGTTCGGCGGCACGGACTTCGTGGCCGCGCTGCCCTACTACTCGTACGACGACAACGGCACCACCCCGGACCCCACCCTGTCCAAGTTCAGCATCGCCCGGGACAAGGAGAAGATCATCCCGCTGCTGAACCAGGCCAAGGGGATCAACCCCGGCATCCGGTTCATGGCCACGCCGTGGAGCGCGCCCGCCTGGATGAAGGACAACGGTTCGCTCAACGGCGGCAAGCTCAAGACCGAGTACTACGACGAGTACGCGAACTACCTGGTCAAGGCCATACAGGCGTACGCCGCCGAAGGTGTGCCCATCGAGGACCTCACCGTGCAGAACGAGGCCGAGCTCGGGACCAGTTACCCGTCGATGATCATGACCTCCGCCGAGCAGGCCGAGTTCCTGAAGGTCCTCGACCCCAAGCTGGCAGCTGCCGGTCTGGGCACGAACCTCTTCGCCTTCGACCACAACTGGGACCACCCGAGCTACCCGCTCGACGTCTTCTCCCGGACCAGCGGTCTCTGGCGCCTGGCAGGTGCCGCCTTCCACTGCTACGCCGGATCGCCCGAGGCCCAGCAGCAGGTGATCAACGCCGGCAAGCGGGTCTTCATGACCGAGTGCTCCGGCAGCGACACCACCAACACCTATGCCGACACACTGGAATGGCACGCCGAGAACCTCGTCGTGCGCAGCCTCCGCAGCGGCTCCGAGACCGTCATCGACTGGAACCTCGCACTCAACTCCAGCGGCGGTCCGCACTTCGGCAACTGCCAGAACAGGTGCAACGGCGTCGTCGAGGTCAACGGCTCCTCGTACACCAAGAACGCCGAGTACTACGTCCTCGGCCACCTCGGCAAGTACGTCAAGCGCGGAGCGGTCCGCATCGGAAGCAACAGCGGCGCCTCGGGCGGGCTGCAGAACGTGGCCTTCGAGAACCCGGACGGCTCCCGTGCGGTGTACGTCGTGAACGCGGGGAGCTCCACGTCCACGTTCTCCGTGACCGAGAGCGGCACCTCCTTCGGCTACAGCCTCCCCGCCGGGGCGATCGCGACCTTCACCTGGCCGGGCAGCCCGACGGGCGGCACCGGCACCATCGACCCGAGCGCCTGGTACGAGCTGGTCAACGTGAACAGCGGCATGTGCGTCGACCAACGCGACGGGGCCACCGCCGACGGCACGGCAGTGCAGCAGTGGGAATGCGGTACGGGCGCGGAGAACGTGCAGTGGCAGCTGACCCCCACGGACGGCGGCTACTCCCGGATCACCAGCCGCAAGGCCGCGGCGACCAACCAGGTCATCGACGTCACCGACCGCTCCACCGTCGACGGCGCGAAGATCCAGACCTGGGCGTGGACCGGCACTGGCGGCCCCAACCAGCAGTGGAGGCCCGAAGCGGTGTCCGGCGGCTACCGCTTCGTGAACCGCAACAGCGGCAAGTGCCTCGATGTGACCGGCCACTCCACGGTCAACGGGACGCAGCTCCAGCAGTGGACCTGCGCCGCCGGAAGCACGGCCCAGACCTTCCGCCTGGTCAAGAAGTAG